From a single Asticcacaulis sp. MM231 genomic region:
- the rplS gene encoding 50S ribosomal protein L19: MNLLQKIEAEEVAKMRGTKVFPQFQPGDTLRVSVKIKEGERERVQAFEGVCIARAGAGINENFTVRKISFGEGVERVFPLLSPLIEGIEVKRRGVVRRAKLYYLRDRRGKAARIVERSMNSTRGSKGAELRAQLTAAKSSGNPDAEA, encoded by the coding sequence ATGAACCTGCTGCAAAAGATTGAAGCCGAAGAAGTCGCCAAGATGCGCGGCACCAAGGTATTCCCCCAATTCCAGCCTGGCGACACCCTGCGCGTCAGCGTCAAGATCAAGGAAGGCGAGCGCGAACGCGTTCAGGCTTTCGAAGGCGTATGCATCGCCCGTGCCGGCGCCGGCATCAATGAAAACTTCACCGTCCGCAAGATCTCCTTCGGCGAAGGCGTTGAGCGCGTATTCCCGCTGCTGTCGCCGCTGATCGAAGGCATCGAAGTGAAGCGTCGCGGTGTTGTCCGTCGCGCCAAGCTCTACTATCTGCGCGATCGCCGCGGTAAGGCTGCCCGTATCGTCGAGCGTTCGATGAACTCGACGCGCGGCTCCAAGGGCGCCGAACTTCGCGCGCAACTGACCGCCGCTAAGTCCTCGGGCAACCCGGACGCCGAAGCGTAA
- a CDS encoding GNAT family N-acetyltransferase: protein MATRHIIDELIHERAPGLVASPVWPVAQPVLYALLGRHKAVRMADAVAHKGGAESLDYVSKLLSLEVVTRGLERVPQSGRCVVVCNHPTGIADGIAVYDALLKRRPDAIFFANADALRVNPRFAEALIPVEWVEAKRTRDKTRATLQGAKAAFEAERCVVMFPAGRLARRDAQGRLVDPAWAPTAVSLAQKYNADIVPMHLAGPDSVWFHLFNRFSQELRDITLFHEFLNKAGKRFDLTVGPVIAPQTEGLDTDSLKAYVEQTLQAHPDEPFHA from the coding sequence ATGGCGACACGGCATATTATCGACGAACTGATCCATGAGCGAGCGCCAGGGCTGGTGGCCTCGCCCGTCTGGCCTGTCGCGCAGCCTGTACTCTATGCCCTCCTGGGGCGCCATAAGGCCGTGCGCATGGCTGATGCGGTGGCGCACAAGGGCGGTGCGGAAAGCCTCGATTACGTCTCGAAACTGCTGTCGCTTGAGGTGGTCACCCGCGGTCTTGAGCGCGTGCCACAGTCCGGCCGCTGCGTCGTCGTCTGCAATCACCCGACCGGCATCGCTGATGGCATCGCCGTCTATGACGCCCTCCTGAAGCGCCGGCCTGACGCCATCTTTTTCGCCAATGCCGACGCCCTGCGCGTCAATCCGCGCTTCGCCGAGGCGCTTATTCCGGTGGAATGGGTCGAGGCCAAGCGCACGCGCGACAAGACCCGTGCCACCCTGCAAGGGGCGAAGGCCGCTTTCGAGGCCGAACGCTGCGTCGTCATGTTTCCGGCCGGACGGCTGGCCAGGCGCGATGCTCAGGGCCGGCTGGTCGATCCGGCGTGGGCGCCGACCGCTGTATCGCTGGCGCAGAAATATAACGCGGACATCGTGCCGATGCACCTTGCCGGGCCGGACAGCGTCTGGTTTCACCTGTTCAACCGTTTTTCGCAGGAACTGCGAGATATCACCCTGTTCCATGAGTTCCTCAACAAGGCCGGCAAGCGTTTCGACCTGACCGTGGGGCCGGTGATCGCGCCGCAGACCGAAGGGTTGGACACGGACAGCCTTAAGGCCTATGTCGAACAGACGCTGCAAGCCCATCCCGACGAGCCGTTTCATGCCTGA
- the tsaE gene encoding tRNA (adenosine(37)-N6)-threonylcarbamoyltransferase complex ATPase subunit type 1 TsaE — MPDLTKAQTLHLPDEAATIDLGARLAPQLKSGDIVYLHGGLGMGKSSLARAIIRTLTNPDQDVPSPTFTLMQTYDAADFQIAHLDLYRLKAPEESYELGLEDALAYSVLLIEWPERLGHLGFDDRLDIILEEADRDQGRKVTITPHGRFRT, encoded by the coding sequence ATGCCTGATCTCACCAAAGCCCAAACCCTGCATTTGCCCGATGAAGCCGCCACAATCGATCTGGGCGCACGCCTCGCGCCCCAGCTTAAAAGCGGCGATATCGTCTATCTGCATGGCGGTCTCGGCATGGGCAAGTCGTCGCTGGCACGTGCCATCATCCGCACACTGACGAATCCCGATCAGGACGTGCCGTCGCCGACCTTTACCCTGATGCAGACCTATGACGCAGCGGATTTTCAGATCGCCCATCTCGACCTCTATCGTCTGAAAGCGCCGGAAGAATCTTACGAACTGGGCCTCGAAGACGCCTTGGCCTATAGCGTTTTGTTGATCGAATGGCCGGAGCGGCTGGGTCATTTGGGCTTTGACGATCGCCTCGATATCATCCTAGAAGAAGCCGATAGAGACCAGGGCCGAAAGGTCACGATAACACCGCATGGGCGCTTCAGAACATAA
- a CDS encoding phosphotransferase, giving the protein MDQGQDATPLYLAAIEVQAKLHAVTPPDVLPGGWPLLDYDTLALKTGAEVFTEWYPRYDPACTLDTMALAEWEALWAPLRQRAEAGATVFIHRDFHAENLLWLPEREGVQRVGLIDFQDALRAHPSWDLLSLLQDARRDVSPELEALCLDHYFKLRPQVDRVAFMRDYTALATLNAARILGVFARLVTRDHKPKYAAFMPRMWGHLSRNLRADGMEGLRDWFGRYGFNDRLIS; this is encoded by the coding sequence ATCGACCAGGGGCAGGACGCAACGCCGCTTTATCTGGCAGCCATCGAGGTTCAGGCCAAGCTGCACGCGGTGACGCCGCCGGACGTGCTGCCGGGTGGCTGGCCCCTGCTCGACTATGACACTCTGGCGCTGAAAACAGGCGCCGAGGTCTTCACCGAGTGGTATCCGCGCTATGATCCCGCCTGCACGCTGGATACGATGGCCCTGGCTGAATGGGAAGCGCTGTGGGCGCCCTTGCGCCAGCGCGCTGAAGCCGGCGCAACCGTCTTTATCCATCGCGATTTCCACGCCGAAAACCTGCTGTGGTTGCCAGAACGCGAGGGCGTTCAGCGCGTCGGGCTGATCGATTTTCAGGATGCCCTGCGCGCGCACCCGTCCTGGGATCTGCTGTCGCTGTTGCAGGACGCCCGCCGTGATGTGTCGCCCGAGCTGGAAGCCCTGTGTCTGGATCATTATTTCAAATTGCGTCCGCAGGTCGATCGCGTCGCCTTCATGCGCGACTATACGGCGCTGGCCACGCTTAACGCCGCGCGTATCCTCGGCGTATTCGCCCGTCTGGTGACGCGGGATCACAAACCGAAATATGCGGCCTTCATGCCGCGCATGTGGGGGCACCTAAGCCGCAATCTTCGTGCCGACGGCATGGAGGGCTTGCGCGACTGGTTCGGCCGCTATGGGTTCAACGACAGGCTGATATCATGA
- a CDS encoding nucleotidyltransferase family protein — MTRAPETAFILAAGLGTRMRPLTDDRPKALVEVGGRTLIDHMLDRLKAAGAKRFVVNVHYFADKLEAHLKTRSDLDIIISDERAALLETGGGLKKARPLLGDDPVWIVNTDSVWLEEAGHDAMNDLARLWNPNTMDAALMLAPLERSMGFDGAGDFFLDGTALRFRVEAAQSPYAYMGVQITKPQIVDGVDEAAFSLSKIWRKLAPEGRLHGSVMTGDWMHVGDPAARDAAEACLRS; from the coding sequence ATGACACGCGCCCCTGAAACCGCCTTTATTCTGGCCGCCGGCCTGGGTACGCGGATGCGTCCGCTGACCGATGACAGGCCGAAAGCCTTGGTCGAGGTCGGCGGGCGGACCCTGATCGACCACATGCTCGATCGCCTCAAGGCGGCGGGCGCGAAGCGTTTCGTCGTCAATGTCCACTACTTCGCCGATAAGCTGGAAGCGCATCTGAAAACACGCAGCGATCTCGATATCATCATTTCAGACGAGCGCGCGGCCCTGCTGGAAACCGGCGGCGGCCTGAAAAAAGCCCGCCCCCTGCTGGGTGACGATCCGGTCTGGATCGTCAATACCGACAGCGTCTGGCTGGAAGAGGCTGGGCATGACGCCATGAACGATCTGGCGCGATTGTGGAACCCAAACACCATGGACGCCGCCTTGATGCTCGCTCCGCTTGAGCGTTCCATGGGCTTTGATGGCGCGGGCGATTTCTTTCTGGACGGCACCGCCTTGCGCTTTCGCGTTGAGGCAGCGCAGTCGCCCTATGCCTATATGGGCGTGCAGATCACCAAGCCACAGATTGTCGATGGCGTCGATGAAGCGGCCTTTTCGCTGTCGAAAATCTGGCGCAAACTCGCGCCTGAAGGTCGTCTGCACGGCAGCGTCATGACCGGCGACTGGATGCACGTCGGTGATCCGGCGGCGCGCGATGCCGCCGAGGCGTGCCTTAGGTCATGA